In the Desulfuromonas sp. DDH964 genome, CCGTTGAATCCGGGCTGGTCTGGCGGGAGCTTCCCGCCTGGGAGGATGTCGACGATTTTTCCTCCATGCTCGCCCTGCTGACCCGCTCCCCGGCATCGGCGAGCGCCGCTTTTGTCCGCACCCGGCTCGGCCATCACCTGCCCGGGAGATCTGGCCGCTCCTAGCCCGGGCCGAAGCCATTGCCGCAGAGGGAGGGACGGTCCCGCCTCCGGTAACGGCGTTGACTTGCCGCGGACGATGGTCGATAATCCCCCCTACAACCCCCGTCGCAAGGAGGAGCCTCTTGGAACTGGTACTTGGAGCCGGACCGGTCGTCAAACTGGTTCTGCTGGTTCTGGTCTACTTTTCGGTGGTCTCCTGGGCCATCATCTTCTTCAAATTTCGCACTATTCACCGCGCCACCCGGGACTCGGAACGGTTTCTCGATTTCTTCTGGGCCAAGAAGCGCTTCGATGCCATCTTCCACGGTCTCAAGGATTATGCCCACTCGCCGCTGACGGTTCTCTTCCGGGATGGGTACCAGGAGCTGCTCAAGGGGCAGCGGCGCCACGACGGCGAGGAGGAAGGGAGCTTCAGTGCCGATCTCGGCACCTCGGAAAACGTCTCCCGCGCCCTGCGCCGCGCCACCACCCAGGAAATCCAGCGCCTCGAGAAGTTCCTCACCTTCCTCGCCACCACCGGTTCGACCGCCCCCTTCATCGGCCTGTTCGGTACGGTCTGGGGGATCATGGACGCCTTTCACGGCATCGGCCAGACCGGCAGCGCCTCGCTGGCGGTGGTGGCGCCGGGCATCTCCGAGGCGCTGGTGGCGACCGCCATCGGCCTGGTCGCGGCCATCCCGGCGGTCATGGGCTACAACCACTTCGTCAACAAGGTGAATGTTTTGACCGGTGAAATGGACAACTTCAGCCAGGAGTTCCTCAATATCGTCCAGCGCATGGCGCGGAGGGGCTGATGGAAGTCGGTCGCCGGGACGGCAATCGCCGTACCCTCTCGCAGATCAACGTCACCCCCTTTGTCGACGTCATGCTGGTCCTGCTGATCATCTTCATGGTCACCGCGCCGATGATGGAGCAGGGCCTCGACGTCAACCTGCCCGAGGTCGAAAACGCCCCGGGCCTGAGCGCCGGCAACGAGCCACTGGTGGTGACCGTCGCCCGCAACGGCAATATCAGCGTCGGTCACTCGCGGGTCGACACCCCGCAGAAGCTGACCCCGGTGCTGAAACAGATTCTGGCCGGGAACCAGCAGCGCCAGGTCCTGCTCGAAGCGGACCGCGACGTCCCTTACGGCCGGGTGGTCCAGGTGATGGCGGCGATCCGCGGCGCCGGCGTCGAAAAGCTCGGCATGGTCTCCGAGCAGCCGCAGGATTGAGCGGGAACGGTCGCTGGTCATGAATCGCAACCGCAGACTCAAAGAGGGAGTGGCGGGGCGCTCCGAGCCGAAGCTGGGACAGATGTTCCTGGTTTCCTTCGGTCTCCACCTCCTTGTCTTTCTGCTCTTTTCCGGACTGATCCTGCCCCGCTTCAGTCGGCCCAAGCCGCCGGTCTACTTCGTCGATCTCCTCAACATGCCGGTCGCTCGTCCCCAGGCCGGTCGTCCCGACGCCCGGCCCGAGCCTGTCAAGCCGGCTCCGGAGAAGAAGGTGGTCCGGCCGGAACCGAAACCTGCTCCCCCTGCCCCTCCCGCCAAACCGAAGGTCGCCGCGCCCCTCAAGACCGCGCCGCCCAAACCCAAGCCGGCACCGCCCACGTCGACACCCGCCAAGGCGAAACCGGCCCCCGCGCCAAGCTATGACGATGTCCAGGCGCGGGTCGATGAAATGCGCCGCCGCCAGGAGCTCGAAGAACTCAAGCAGAAGCTCGCCCAGCTCAGCACCACGGACAGTCGCCAGGAGCCCGCGCCGGTTGTCGCCCCGGTCGGCATGCCGGAAGGGCGCGGCGATGAAGCGGGGCTTGCATGGAGAACTTGGCTCGGGGCCTTCTTCAAGAAACAGTGGAGCCTTTCGCCTTATCTGGTGACGAATCGAAAATTGGCGGCCAAGGTTTTCGTTGCTTATGACAAACAAGGAAATCTTGTTGATTTTAGACTCATGGAATCTTCTGGGGATAACGCCTTCGATGACTCGGTAAAAAAGGCCGTTCTCAAGGAAAAGCAACTTCCCCAAAAGCCTCCTGAAAGATTCGAGGAAGAGATTGTTTTCAACCTGAAGGACCTTTTGGAGTAACGCATGCGCCGAATTTTCTGGCTCTTCATCCTGGTGCTGGTTACCTTCCCCGCCCTTCCGGCCCGGGCCGAAATCGAAATCCGCGCCCCGGGGCAGCAGGCGATCCCGCTGGCGGTGACTCTTTTTCTCCCCCTCGATCAGCCGCGGCCGGAGGTGGCGGCCGAATTCAACGCCGCCCTGAGCGGTGATCTTGATCTGTCGGGACTCTTTGCCCTGACCGATCCGGCCGCCTTTCTCGGCGATGCCCGCAAGCTCGGCCTGGTCAGCATCGATGTCGATTTTGGCCAGTGGCGCCTGCTCGGGGCCGAGGCGGTGGTCAAGGGGGCCTACTCGGTGCGGGGTGAGGAGCTGGTTCTCGAGGCACGGCTCTTCGATGTTGTCGGCCGTCGCCTGCTGACCGGCCGCCGCTATGTCGGCCGGGTCAAGGACGCCCGGCGCATGGCCCATGCCTTTGCCGACCAGATTCTCGCCAGTCTCACCGGCGAGGAGGGGCCCTTCAGCACGCGCATCGCCTACATCGACAATCGTTCCGGTCACAAGGAGCTTTACCTGATGGATGTGGACGGCGGCAATGCGGTGCGCCTTAC is a window encoding:
- the tolQ gene encoding protein TolQ, translated to MELVLGAGPVVKLVLLVLVYFSVVSWAIIFFKFRTIHRATRDSERFLDFFWAKKRFDAIFHGLKDYAHSPLTVLFRDGYQELLKGQRRHDGEEEGSFSADLGTSENVSRALRRATTQEIQRLEKFLTFLATTGSTAPFIGLFGTVWGIMDAFHGIGQTGSASLAVVAPGISEALVATAIGLVAAIPAVMGYNHFVNKVNVLTGEMDNFSQEFLNIVQRMARRG
- the tolR gene encoding protein TolR, with protein sequence MEVGRRDGNRRTLSQINVTPFVDVMLVLLIIFMVTAPMMEQGLDVNLPEVENAPGLSAGNEPLVVTVARNGNISVGHSRVDTPQKLTPVLKQILAGNQQRQVLLEADRDVPYGRVVQVMAAIRGAGVEKLGMVSEQPQD
- a CDS encoding TonB C-terminal domain-containing protein; amino-acid sequence: MNRNRRLKEGVAGRSEPKLGQMFLVSFGLHLLVFLLFSGLILPRFSRPKPPVYFVDLLNMPVARPQAGRPDARPEPVKPAPEKKVVRPEPKPAPPAPPAKPKVAAPLKTAPPKPKPAPPTSTPAKAKPAPAPSYDDVQARVDEMRRRQELEELKQKLAQLSTTDSRQEPAPVVAPVGMPEGRGDEAGLAWRTWLGAFFKKQWSLSPYLVTNRKLAAKVFVAYDKQGNLVDFRLMESSGDNAFDDSVKKAVLKEKQLPQKPPERFEEEIVFNLKDLLE